Proteins encoded together in one Janthinobacterium tructae window:
- a CDS encoding enoyl-CoA hydratase: MDILCSKSEGILTLEFNRLERKNAITGAMYQTLADALVAAETDDEVRAILICGKREIFTAGNDLDDFMKTARPKDGSLDHDRPVFQFMRALYGSSKPVVAAVSGPAIGIGTTLLMHCDLVYAADNASFSMPFTQLGLCPEFGSSLLLTQLAGYPRAAEKLMLGESFPASEALEMGLVSKVVPLYDLMTFAQGQAAKLVALPAASIRATKRLMKQSRMEPMKAAIADENKLFSAMLGGAEAKEAFTAFFEKRKPDFKKFA, translated from the coding sequence ATGGATATTTTGTGCAGCAAGAGCGAGGGCATTTTGACCCTGGAATTCAACCGCCTGGAACGCAAGAACGCGATCACGGGCGCCATGTACCAGACCCTGGCCGATGCGCTGGTGGCGGCCGAGACGGATGATGAGGTACGCGCCATCCTGATCTGCGGCAAGCGCGAGATTTTCACGGCCGGTAACGATCTCGATGATTTCATGAAGACGGCGCGCCCGAAGGATGGTTCGCTCGACCATGACCGTCCCGTGTTTCAGTTCATGCGCGCCCTGTACGGCAGCAGCAAGCCCGTGGTGGCGGCAGTCTCCGGCCCCGCCATCGGCATCGGCACGACCTTGTTGATGCACTGCGACCTGGTGTATGCGGCCGACAACGCCAGCTTCTCGATGCCGTTCACGCAGCTGGGCCTGTGCCCGGAATTCGGCTCCAGCCTGCTGCTCACGCAACTGGCCGGCTACCCGCGCGCGGCGGAAAAGCTGATGCTGGGCGAGTCCTTCCCCGCCAGCGAAGCGCTGGAAATGGGCCTGGTGTCGAAAGTCGTGCCCCTGTACGACCTGATGACGTTCGCGCAAGGCCAGGCCGCCAAGCTGGTGGCCCTGCCAGCGGCCTCGATCCGCGCCACCAAGCGCCTGATGAAGCAAAGCCGCATGGAACCGATGAAGGCCGCCATCGCCGACGAAAACAAACTGTTCAGCGCCATGCTGGGCGGCGCCGAAGCGAAGGAAGCGTTTACGGCCTTCTTTGAAAAGCGCAAGCCGGATTTCAAGAAATTTGCCTGA
- a CDS encoding acetyl-CoA C-acyltransferase produces the protein MSKQLQDAYIVSATRTPIGKAPRGMFRNTRPDDLLVRVLQSALAQAPGLDPALITDAIIGCSFPEAEQGFNIARNSVLLAGLPKTVGGVTVNRYCASGITAIAMAADRIRVGEADVMIAGGIESMSMVPMMGHHPSMNLDMFSDENIGMAYGMGLTAEKVAQQWKVSREQQDAFSVESHRRAIAAQQAGFFKAETTPVEIITRTPNLATGQVDVSRRTVDTDEGARADSTMESLGKLKPVFAAKGTVTAANSSQMSDGAGALLIVSEKILREHNLTPLAKFSSFAVRGVPPEIMGIGPKFAIPAACAAAGITQDQLDWIELNEAFAAQALAVIGDLGLDPSKVNPMGGAIALGHPLGATGAIRAATVIHALQRTKQKYGMVTMCVGAGMGAAGIFERV, from the coding sequence ATGAGCAAACAACTTCAAGACGCCTACATCGTCTCTGCAACCCGCACCCCGATCGGCAAGGCGCCGCGCGGCATGTTCAGAAACACCCGCCCGGACGACCTGCTGGTGCGCGTGCTGCAATCGGCCCTGGCGCAAGCGCCTGGCCTCGACCCGGCACTGATCACCGATGCCATCATCGGCTGCTCGTTCCCGGAAGCGGAGCAGGGCTTCAATATTGCGCGTAACTCGGTGCTGCTGGCCGGCTTGCCGAAAACCGTGGGCGGCGTCACCGTCAACCGTTACTGCGCTTCGGGCATCACGGCGATTGCCATGGCGGCCGACCGCATCCGCGTGGGCGAAGCCGACGTGATGATCGCCGGCGGCATCGAATCGATGTCGATGGTGCCGATGATGGGCCATCACCCATCGATGAACCTGGACATGTTCAGCGATGAAAACATCGGCATGGCCTACGGCATGGGCCTGACGGCCGAAAAAGTGGCGCAGCAATGGAAGGTGTCGCGCGAACAGCAGGACGCGTTCTCCGTTGAATCGCACCGCCGCGCCATCGCCGCGCAGCAAGCCGGTTTCTTCAAGGCCGAAACGACGCCAGTCGAAATCATCACGCGCACGCCGAACCTGGCCACCGGCCAGGTGGACGTCTCGCGCCGCACCGTCGACACCGACGAAGGCGCGCGTGCCGATTCGACGATGGAGTCGCTGGGCAAACTCAAACCCGTGTTTGCCGCCAAGGGCACCGTCACGGCCGCCAACAGCTCGCAGATGTCCGACGGCGCCGGCGCGCTGCTGATCGTCAGCGAGAAGATTTTGCGCGAGCATAACCTGACCCCGCTGGCGAAATTCTCCTCGTTCGCCGTGCGCGGCGTGCCGCCGGAAATCATGGGCATCGGCCCGAAATTCGCCATTCCCGCAGCGTGCGCCGCCGCCGGCATCACGCAAGACCAGCTGGACTGGATCGAGCTGAACGAAGCGTTTGCCGCGCAAGCCCTGGCCGTCATCGGCGACCTGGGCCTGGACCCATCAAAGGTCAACCCGATGGGCGGCGCGATCGCCCTGGGCCACCCGCTGGGCGCGACCGGCGCCATCCGCGCGGCCACCGTGATTCACGCACTGCAGCGCACCAAGCAGAAGTACGGCATGGTCACGATGTGCGTGGGTGCCGGCATGGGCGCAGCAGGAATCTTCGAGCGCGTTTGA
- a CDS encoding acyl-CoA dehydrogenase C-terminal domain-containing protein, whose amino-acid sequence MGQYVAPIRDMQFVLHEFLQVEEELKQMPSYADVDADIINQVLEEGGKFTSEVLFPLNHSGDREGCHHDPVTKSVTTPKGFKEAYKQYVEGGWAALACDPEYGGQGLPVVLNNSFYEMLNSSNQAWSMYPGLSHGAYECLKEHGTDHQKEVYLPKLVSGEWTGTMCLTEPHCGTDLGLLRSKALPEADGSWTITGNKIFISAGEHDMAENILHLVLARVPDAPEGSKGISLFLVPKFLPNADGTVGERNPITCGAIEEKMGIHGNSTCQMNLDGAKGWIIGQPNKGLNAMFVFMNAARLGVGMQSLGLTEIAYQNALIYAKDRTQMRSLSGIKNPELPADRIIVHPDVRRMLLTGKAYAEGARAFTSYVALQIDRELHHPDADVRKEAADEVALLTPVIKAFITDNAWIATSDAMQVFGGHGYISEWGMEQYVRDARINMIYEGTNTIQSLDLLGRKILGDNGAKLRKFGEKIKAFVEDNGTDEAMSEFVTPLGDLGDKVTKLTMEIGMKAFQNPDEVGAACVPYLRVVGHMIYSYLFAQMAKIALEKESSGDTFYTAKLATARFYFARLQPETATLIRQARSGSANLMALDADLF is encoded by the coding sequence ATGGGTCAATACGTCGCGCCAATCCGGGATATGCAATTCGTTCTGCATGAGTTCCTGCAAGTGGAAGAAGAACTGAAGCAAATGCCGTCGTACGCCGACGTCGACGCCGATATCATCAACCAGGTACTGGAAGAGGGCGGCAAGTTCACTTCCGAAGTGTTGTTCCCCCTGAATCACTCCGGCGACCGCGAAGGCTGCCACCACGATCCGGTCACGAAAAGCGTGACCACGCCTAAAGGCTTTAAAGAAGCCTACAAGCAGTACGTCGAAGGCGGCTGGGCGGCCTTGGCTTGCGATCCGGAATACGGCGGCCAGGGCTTGCCCGTCGTGCTGAACAATTCGTTCTACGAAATGCTGAACTCGTCGAACCAGGCCTGGTCCATGTACCCTGGCCTGTCGCACGGCGCCTACGAGTGCCTGAAGGAACACGGCACCGACCACCAGAAGGAAGTGTATCTGCCGAAACTGGTTTCGGGCGAATGGACGGGCACCATGTGCCTGACCGAACCGCACTGCGGCACCGACCTGGGCCTGCTGCGCTCGAAGGCGCTGCCTGAGGCGGACGGTTCCTGGACCATCACCGGCAACAAGATTTTCATCTCGGCCGGCGAGCACGACATGGCGGAAAACATCCTGCACCTGGTGCTGGCCCGCGTGCCGGACGCACCGGAAGGCTCGAAAGGCATTTCGCTGTTCCTGGTACCGAAATTCCTGCCGAACGCAGACGGTACGGTCGGTGAGCGCAACCCGATCACCTGCGGCGCCATCGAAGAAAAAATGGGCATTCACGGCAACTCGACCTGCCAGATGAACCTGGACGGCGCCAAGGGCTGGATCATCGGCCAGCCGAACAAGGGCCTTAACGCCATGTTCGTCTTCATGAACGCGGCCCGCCTGGGCGTGGGCATGCAGTCGCTGGGCCTGACGGAAATCGCTTACCAGAACGCGCTGATCTATGCCAAGGACCGCACGCAAATGCGTTCGCTGTCCGGCATCAAGAACCCTGAACTGCCGGCCGACCGCATCATCGTGCACCCTGACGTGCGCCGCATGCTGTTGACGGGCAAAGCCTACGCCGAAGGCGCGCGCGCCTTCACCTCGTACGTGGCGCTGCAGATCGACCGCGAACTGCACCACCCGGACGCCGACGTGCGCAAGGAAGCCGCCGACGAAGTGGCGCTGCTGACCCCTGTCATCAAGGCCTTCATTACCGACAACGCCTGGATCGCCACCTCGGACGCGATGCAAGTGTTCGGCGGCCATGGCTACATCTCGGAGTGGGGCATGGAGCAGTATGTGCGCGACGCGCGCATCAACATGATCTACGAAGGCACGAACACGATCCAGTCGCTGGATCTGCTGGGCCGCAAGATCCTCGGCGACAACGGCGCCAAGCTGCGCAAGTTCGGCGAAAAGATCAAGGCGTTTGTCGAAGACAACGGTACCGATGAAGCGATGAGCGAATTCGTCACCCCACTGGGCGACCTGGGCGACAAAGTCACCAAGCTGACCATGGAAATCGGCATGAAAGCCTTCCAGAATCCTGACGAAGTGGGCGCGGCATGCGTGCCATACCTGCGTGTCGTCGGCCACATGATCTACAGCTACCTGTTCGCGCAGATGGCCAAGATCGCCCTCGAAAAAGAGTCCAGCGGCGACACCTTCTACACCGCCAAACTGGCTACCGCACGTTTCTACTTCGCCCGCTTGCAGCCTGAAACGGCAACCCTGATCCGTCAGGCGCGTTCCGGTTCGGCCAACCTGATGGCACTCGACGCAGACCTGTTCTAA
- the clsB gene encoding cardiolipin synthase ClsB, with translation MRTVNFIAHNDIELLCCGTDYFPALVQAIDGARSEVYFETYIFADDATGTLVLDALKRAAARGVLVCMITDWFGTGNRRVKAMHAQLEAAGVHHRIFNPWFRRGITRTHRKICVADGEIALVGGININDDMFCDYDHSISLEAPRWDFAVQVKGPLVDAIHEEVQAQWARLGKMNLVRRIKLYRKMRVVSKELAKNPVVAGFVVRDNLRNRRTIQRAYLQALGQARKSVMLANPYFAPGHKLRHALAQAAQRGVDVVLLIGVGEFRMQDAVAHSFYPKLLAAGVKIVEYRKTQLHAKVAVVDDDWATVGSSNIDALSLFLNQEANIVIKDVAFAQSLRQHIEQGVADGIVIHQDDFKHIGRVRRIGYEAAFLVYRLVMRIFSVGKYA, from the coding sequence ATGCGTACAGTCAATTTCATCGCCCACAACGACATCGAGCTGCTGTGTTGCGGCACCGATTACTTTCCCGCGTTGGTCCAGGCCATCGACGGCGCGCGTTCGGAAGTGTATTTCGAAACGTATATCTTTGCCGATGACGCGACGGGCACTCTGGTGCTCGATGCGCTCAAGCGTGCCGCCGCGCGCGGCGTGCTGGTGTGCATGATCACGGACTGGTTCGGCACGGGCAATCGCCGTGTGAAAGCCATGCATGCGCAGCTGGAAGCGGCCGGCGTGCACCACCGTATCTTCAACCCGTGGTTCCGGCGCGGCATCACGCGCACGCACCGCAAGATCTGCGTCGCCGACGGCGAGATCGCCCTGGTGGGCGGCATCAATATCAACGACGACATGTTTTGCGACTACGACCACAGCATCAGCCTGGAAGCGCCGCGCTGGGATTTCGCCGTGCAGGTTAAGGGCCCGCTGGTCGACGCCATCCATGAAGAAGTGCAGGCGCAGTGGGCGCGCTTGGGCAAGATGAACCTGGTGCGGCGTATCAAGCTGTACCGCAAGATGCGCGTGGTCAGCAAGGAGCTGGCGAAGAACCCCGTCGTGGCCGGTTTTGTCGTGCGCGACAACCTGCGCAACCGCCGCACCATCCAGCGCGCCTACCTGCAGGCGCTGGGGCAGGCGCGCAAGAGCGTGATGCTGGCCAACCCGTATTTCGCGCCCGGGCACAAGCTGCGCCACGCCCTGGCCCAGGCGGCCCAGCGGGGCGTCGACGTGGTGCTGTTGATCGGCGTGGGCGAATTTCGCATGCAAGATGCCGTGGCGCATTCGTTTTATCCGAAACTGCTGGCTGCCGGTGTGAAAATCGTCGAATACCGCAAGACGCAGCTGCACGCCAAGGTGGCCGTGGTCGACGATGACTGGGCGACAGTGGGTTCGAGCAATATTGACGCGCTGAGCCTGTTCCTCAACCAGGAAGCGAACATCGTCATCAAGGACGTGGCGTTCGCGCAAAGCCTGCGCCAGCACATCGAGCAGGGCGTAGCCGACGGCATCGTGATTCACCAGGATGATTTCAAGCACATCGGCCGTGTCCGGCGCATCGGCTACGAAGCCGCCTTCCTCGTGTACCGGCTGGTGATGCGCATTTTTTCAGTAGGCAAGTACGCATGA
- a CDS encoding PaaI family thioesterase, whose protein sequence is MTILSLVFKVLLRVRPSMVYDRIKQQMMDTLPFVRLLGISIDDIGAGTSKVSMPEDPKLHNHLGTQHAGALFTLAETASGAAMAGGFAELILGLRPVAKESRIQYQKLARGATRAEGRVPGDLTALKAQLAQDGKVAFPVEVDIFDSEGTLAAQVTVDWYLSQKR, encoded by the coding sequence ATGACGATCCTGTCACTCGTTTTTAAAGTACTGCTGCGCGTGAGGCCAAGCATGGTGTATGACCGTATCAAACAACAGATGATGGACACCTTGCCCTTCGTGCGGCTGCTGGGGATCAGCATCGACGACATCGGCGCCGGCACCTCGAAGGTGTCGATGCCGGAAGATCCCAAACTGCATAATCACCTGGGCACGCAGCATGCGGGCGCCTTGTTTACCCTGGCCGAAACGGCTTCCGGCGCGGCCATGGCTGGCGGCTTCGCCGAGCTGATACTGGGCTTGCGCCCGGTGGCCAAGGAGTCGCGCATTCAGTACCAGAAGCTGGCCCGGGGCGCGACGCGCGCCGAAGGCCGGGTACCGGGCGACCTGACTGCATTGAAGGCGCAGCTGGCACAGGACGGCAAGGTGGCGTTTCCCGTGGAAGTCGATATCTTCGACTCCGAAGGCACGCTGGCGGCACAGGTGACGGTGGACTGGTATTTGTCGCAGAAGCGATAG
- a CDS encoding TetR/AcrR family transcriptional regulator — protein MKAEYTDVRQHIIDQGKAIITRKGFAGVGLNEILSAADVPKGSFYHYFKSKELFGEAMLEDYVAGYLAGMEDVLGQPGQSAAQSLMAYWASWTSESLDGSGCDCRCLVVKLSSEVADMSEPMRVALLDGTHRIIARLALAIARGRVDASLPTVADPAQMAATLYQLWLGAAMLTKLRRDASALQTAWRATLAMLQLPADSYR, from the coding sequence ATGAAAGCTGAATACACCGACGTGCGCCAGCACATTATTGACCAGGGCAAGGCCATCATCACGCGCAAGGGCTTTGCCGGCGTGGGGTTGAACGAGATTTTGTCGGCCGCCGACGTGCCCAAGGGTTCGTTCTACCATTACTTCAAGTCCAAGGAATTGTTTGGCGAGGCGATGCTGGAAGATTACGTCGCCGGCTACCTGGCCGGGATGGAAGACGTGCTGGGCCAGCCGGGCCAGAGCGCGGCGCAGTCGCTGATGGCGTATTGGGCCAGCTGGACCAGCGAAAGCCTCGATGGCAGCGGTTGCGATTGCCGCTGCCTGGTGGTCAAGCTCAGCAGCGAAGTGGCGGACATGTCCGAACCGATGCGCGTGGCGCTGCTCGATGGCACCCACCGCATCATCGCCAGGCTGGCCCTGGCCATCGCGCGGGGCAGGGTGGACGCTTCGCTGCCAACGGTGGCCGATCCGGCGCAAATGGCCGCCACCTTGTACCAGCTGTGGCTGGGCGCGGCCATGCTGACCAAGCTGCGGCGCGACGCCAGCGCCTTGCAAACGGCCTGGCGGGCGACCCTGGCCATGCTGCAGCTGCCGGCGGACAGCTACCGATAG
- a CDS encoding TetR/AcrR family transcriptional regulator yields MRKGELTRAAILDVALDLSSRDGLEGLTIGLLADKMNMSKSGVFAHFGSREDLQMEVLKLYHYRFEQEVFFPSMKEPRGIQRLQSMFARWVKRVSVEIASGCIYISGAVEYDDRPGPIRDSLVAMVRAWQGALLRCVEQSIATGDLKADTDAQQLVYEMYGLILALHHDARFLRVPGSIERAQAGFVRLLASYQNSVTSK; encoded by the coding sequence ATGCGCAAGGGCGAACTGACCCGTGCAGCCATCCTCGACGTGGCGCTGGACTTGTCCAGCCGCGACGGCCTGGAAGGCCTGACCATTGGGCTGCTTGCGGACAAAATGAACATGAGCAAGTCGGGCGTGTTTGCCCACTTTGGCTCGCGCGAAGACTTGCAGATGGAAGTGCTGAAGCTCTACCACTATCGTTTCGAGCAAGAAGTCTTTTTCCCCAGCATGAAAGAGCCACGCGGCATCCAGCGTCTGCAATCGATGTTTGCGCGCTGGGTCAAGCGGGTCAGCGTGGAGATCGCTTCCGGCTGCATCTATATCAGCGGCGCCGTCGAGTATGACGACCGTCCCGGCCCCATCCGCGATTCCCTGGTAGCCATGGTACGGGCCTGGCAAGGCGCGCTGCTGCGCTGTGTCGAGCAATCGATCGCCACGGGCGACCTGAAAGCGGATACGGACGCCCAGCAGCTGGTGTACGAGATGTATGGCCTGATCCTGGCCCTGCATCACGATGCGCGCTTCCTGCGCGTGCCGGGCAGCATCGAACGGGCGCAGGCAGGATTTGTCCGCTTGCTGGCGTCGTACCAGAATTCAGTAACAAGCAAATAA
- a CDS encoding endonuclease/exonuclease/phosphatase family protein, with protein sequence MKIRVATYNIHKGVSSVRGLPRVHALKQAIALFHADVVFLQEVQGKHDRNAARYGAENNGHKHWPEASQHEFFAGAEHHSAYGMNAVYDHGHHGNALLSKFPIASQTNHDVSDHAYEQRGILHCVLKTPQADVHCYVVHLGLFESGRGRQTQALIDAVLESAPNGEPVIIAGDFNDWRNTLSDKLRNALGVVEVFDQRASNSALGDLVRTLARRQTKTPVPVPARTFPAALPWFRLDRIYVRGFHVEGAQVMHGTLWAKLSDHAPIVAALKLA encoded by the coding sequence ATGAAAATCCGCGTAGCAACTTATAATATCCACAAGGGTGTCTCCTCCGTGCGGGGCTTGCCCAGGGTGCACGCCTTGAAGCAGGCGATCGCTCTCTTCCATGCCGATGTCGTCTTTTTGCAGGAAGTGCAAGGCAAGCATGACCGCAATGCGGCCCGCTATGGCGCCGAGAACAACGGCCACAAGCATTGGCCGGAAGCGTCGCAGCATGAATTCTTTGCCGGCGCCGAGCACCATTCGGCGTATGGCATGAATGCCGTGTACGACCATGGCCACCACGGCAACGCCTTGCTGAGCAAGTTTCCCATCGCCTCGCAAACCAATCACGACGTGTCCGACCATGCCTACGAGCAGCGCGGCATCCTGCATTGCGTGCTCAAGACGCCGCAGGCCGACGTGCACTGTTATGTCGTGCACCTGGGCCTGTTCGAATCGGGAAGGGGCCGCCAGACGCAGGCGCTGATCGACGCCGTCCTGGAATCGGCGCCGAATGGCGAGCCCGTCATCATCGCGGGTGACTTCAACGACTGGCGCAACACGCTCAGCGACAAGCTGCGCAATGCGCTCGGTGTGGTGGAAGTGTTCGACCAGCGCGCGTCGAACTCGGCCCTGGGCGACCTGGTACGCACCCTGGCGCGGCGCCAGACGAAAACGCCCGTGCCCGTGCCGGCGCGCACCTTTCCCGCCGCCTTGCCGTGGTTCCGCCTGGACCGCATCTATGTGCGCGGTTTCCACGTGGAAGGCGCGCAAGTGATGCATGGCACGCTGTGGGCAAAATTGTCGGACCACGCGCCGATCGTTGCCGCTTTGAAACTCGCGTAG
- a CDS encoding 3-hydroxyacyl-CoA dehydrogenase/enoyl-CoA hydratase family protein: MTNFIVKKVAVLGAGVMGAQIAAHCINAKVPVVLFDLPAKEGPKNGIVLRAIENLKKLSPAPLGNKDDASLIQVANYEDNLDLLAGCDLIIEAIAERMDWKHDLYQKVAPHIGPNAIFASNTSGLSITKLAEGFDADLKSRYCGVHFFNPPRYMHLVEIIPTEFTKPEIADQLEGFLTTTLGKGVVRAKDTPNFIANRVGVFGILAIVHEAEKFGLSVDVVDDLTGSKLGRAKSGTFRTADVVGLDTMGHVIKTMQDYLPNDPFAAVYKTPAVLAQLVEKGALGQKSGAGFYKKVGKEIQRLDFATGEYVAGGAKAADIIARILKEKDPVKKMKALRESTNPQGQFLWAIFRDAFHYIAIHLDTVADNARDIDFAMRWGFGWNVGPFETWQASNWLQVANWVKEDIDAGHALCNAPLPAWVFEGPVAEKGGVHTPEGSYSAVSNSFVPRSSLAVYDRQPFRAPVLGSGAIDGKTAGTTVFEDESVRVWHTGDDVLIISFKTKMHVIGEGVINGLKLALAEAEKNFKGLVIWHADAAEGGAFSAGADLQSALPAFMQGGVKAVDPIIAELQNTFMSLKYANVPVIAAVAGLALGGGCELALHSSKRVASIESYIGLVEVGVGLIPAGGGLKEAAQRAYKEAKGNDILQFLKTGFTNAATANVSKSALEAKKMGYLKEDDVIVFNAYELLHVAKVEARAMFDAGFRPQLPSLIQVTGRYGWGTIKAQLVNMRDGGFISAHDFKLGEMIAEIVSGGDVDQGSFVSEQWLLDMERKAFLELLNHPKTQERIMGMMQTGKPVRN; this comes from the coding sequence ATGACCAATTTCATCGTTAAAAAAGTAGCCGTCCTCGGCGCCGGCGTGATGGGCGCGCAGATCGCCGCCCATTGCATCAACGCGAAAGTGCCGGTCGTGCTGTTCGACTTGCCAGCGAAGGAAGGCCCGAAGAATGGCATCGTGCTGCGCGCCATCGAGAACCTGAAAAAACTGTCGCCTGCGCCGTTGGGCAACAAGGATGATGCATCGCTGATCCAGGTAGCCAACTACGAAGACAACCTGGACCTGCTGGCCGGTTGCGACCTGATCATCGAAGCCATCGCCGAGCGCATGGACTGGAAACACGACCTGTATCAAAAGGTCGCACCGCACATCGGCCCGAACGCGATCTTCGCCTCGAACACCTCGGGCCTGTCGATCACCAAGCTGGCCGAAGGCTTCGACGCCGACCTGAAATCGCGCTACTGCGGCGTGCACTTCTTCAATCCGCCGCGCTATATGCACCTGGTCGAGATCATCCCGACCGAGTTCACCAAGCCTGAAATCGCCGATCAGCTGGAAGGCTTTTTGACCACCACCCTGGGCAAGGGCGTCGTGCGCGCCAAGGATACGCCGAACTTCATCGCCAACCGCGTTGGCGTGTTCGGCATCCTGGCCATCGTGCACGAAGCCGAGAAATTCGGTCTGTCCGTGGACGTCGTCGATGACTTGACGGGCTCCAAGCTGGGCCGCGCCAAGTCGGGCACCTTCCGCACGGCGGACGTGGTCGGCCTGGACACCATGGGCCATGTGATCAAGACCATGCAGGACTACCTGCCGAACGATCCCTTCGCTGCCGTCTACAAGACGCCGGCCGTGCTGGCGCAACTGGTGGAAAAAGGCGCACTGGGCCAGAAGAGCGGCGCGGGCTTCTACAAGAAAGTTGGCAAGGAAATTCAACGCCTCGATTTCGCTACCGGTGAATACGTCGCTGGCGGCGCCAAGGCTGCCGACATCATCGCCCGCATCCTGAAAGAAAAGGATCCGGTCAAGAAGATGAAGGCGCTGCGCGAATCGACGAATCCGCAAGGCCAGTTCCTGTGGGCGATCTTCCGCGACGCTTTCCACTACATCGCCATCCATCTGGACACCGTGGCCGACAATGCGCGCGACATCGACTTCGCCATGCGCTGGGGTTTCGGCTGGAACGTCGGTCCGTTTGAAACGTGGCAGGCATCGAACTGGCTGCAAGTGGCCAACTGGGTCAAGGAAGACATCGACGCCGGCCACGCGCTGTGCAACGCACCGCTGCCTGCATGGGTATTCGAAGGCCCGGTCGCTGAAAAAGGCGGCGTGCACACGCCGGAAGGTTCGTATTCCGCCGTGTCGAACAGCTTCGTACCCCGCTCGAGCCTGGCCGTGTACGACCGCCAGCCATTCCGCGCGCCCGTGCTGGGCAGCGGCGCCATCGACGGCAAGACCGCCGGCACCACCGTCTTCGAAGACGAATCCGTGCGCGTCTGGCATACGGGCGACGATGTATTGATCATCTCGTTCAAGACCAAGATGCACGTGATCGGTGAAGGCGTGATTAACGGACTCAAGCTCGCGTTGGCCGAAGCCGAGAAGAACTTCAAGGGCCTGGTGATCTGGCACGCGGACGCAGCCGAAGGCGGTGCCTTCTCGGCCGGCGCCGACCTGCAATCGGCCCTGCCAGCGTTCATGCAAGGCGGCGTGAAAGCGGTCGACCCGATCATCGCCGAACTGCAAAACACCTTCATGTCGCTGAAATACGCGAACGTGCCGGTGATCGCCGCAGTCGCTGGCCTGGCCCTGGGCGGCGGTTGCGAGCTGGCGCTGCACTCCTCGAAGCGCGTGGCCTCGATCGAGTCCTACATCGGCCTGGTGGAAGTGGGCGTGGGTCTGATTCCAGCCGGCGGCGGCCTGAAGGAAGCGGCGCAGCGCGCCTACAAGGAAGCCAAGGGTAACGATATCCTGCAATTCCTGAAAACGGGCTTCACCAATGCGGCCACCGCCAATGTGTCGAAATCGGCGCTGGAAGCGAAAAAAATGGGCTACCTGAAAGAAGACGACGTGATCGTGTTCAACGCCTACGAGCTGCTGCACGTGGCCAAGGTCGAAGCGCGCGCCATGTTCGACGCGGGCTTCCGTCCGCAACTGCCGTCGCTGATCCAGGTCACGGGCCGTTACGGCTGGGGCACCATCAAGGCGCAGCTGGTCAACATGCGCGACGGCGGCTTCATTTCGGCGCACGATTTCAAGCTGGGCGAGATGATCGCCGAGATCGTATCGGGCGGCGACGTGGACCAGGGCAGTTTCGTCAGCGAACAGTGGCTGCTGGATATGGAACGCAAGGCATTCCTGGAGCTGTTGAACCATCCGAAAACCCAGGAACGGATCATGGGCATGATGCAGACCGGTAAGCCGGTACGCAACTAA
- a CDS encoding RNA-binding S4 domain-containing protein encodes MNEMTTVRLDKWLWAARFFKTRSLASEAVDTGKVKVGGERVKPARSLRVGDELAIDNGFDTWEVAVLGLSDKRGAASVARLLYGETPASIARREQLAEERKLFREPGTTIKGRPTKRDRRQLSKAGDLS; translated from the coding sequence ATGAACGAGATGACAACGGTAAGGCTGGATAAATGGCTGTGGGCGGCGCGCTTCTTCAAGACGCGCTCGCTGGCCAGTGAGGCCGTCGACACGGGTAAAGTCAAAGTGGGCGGCGAGCGCGTGAAACCGGCGCGCAGCCTGCGAGTGGGCGACGAGCTGGCCATCGACAATGGCTTTGATACGTGGGAAGTGGCCGTGCTGGGCTTGTCCGACAAGCGCGGCGCGGCAAGCGTGGCGCGTTTGCTGTACGGAGAAACACCGGCCAGCATCGCCCGTCGCGAGCAGCTGGCGGAGGAGCGCAAGCTGTTCCGCGAGCCGGGCACCACCATCAAGGGGCGGCCGACCAAGCGCGACCGCCGTCAATTGAGCAAGGCAGGCGACCTTTCCTGA